In a genomic window of Nomascus leucogenys isolate Asia chromosome 4, Asia_NLE_v1, whole genome shotgun sequence:
- the ZADH2 gene encoding prostaglandin reductase 3 isoform X2, with protein MAPGSFAEYTVVPANIATPVPSVKPEYLTLLVSGTTAYISLKELGGLSEGKKVLVTAAAGGTGQFAVQLSKKAKCHVIGTCSSDEKSAFLKSLGCDRPINYKTEPVGTVLKQEYPEGVDVVYESVGGAMFDLAVDALATKGRLIVIGFISGYQTPTGLSPVKAGTLPAKLLKKSASVQGFFLNHYLSKYQAAMSHLLEMCVSGDLVCEVDLGDLSPEGRFTGLESIFHAVNYMYMGKNTGKIVVELPHSVNSKL; from the coding sequence ATGGCACCTGGTTCTTTTGCTGAGTACACAGTTGTGCCTGCCAACATTGCAACTCCAGTGCCCTCAGTGAAACCCGAGTATCTTACCCTGCTGGTAAGTGGCACCACCGCATACATCAGCCTGAAAGAGCTCGGAGGACTGTCGGAAGGGAAAAAAGTTCTGGTGACAGCAGCAGCTGGGGGAACGGGCCAGTTTGCCGTGCAGCTTTCAAAGAAGGCAAAGTGCCATGTAATTGGAACCTGCTCTTCTGATGAAAAGTCTGCTTTTCTGAAATCTCTTGGCTGTGATCGTCCTATCAACTATAAAACTGAACCCGTAGGTACCGTCCTTAAGCAGGAGTACCCTGAAGGCGTCGATGTGGTCTATGAATCTGTTGGGGGAGCCATGTTTGACTTGGCTGTAGACGCCCTGGCTACGAAAGGGCGCTTGATAGTAATAGGGTTTATCTCTGGCTACCAAACTCCTACTGGCCTTTCGCCTGTGAAAGCAGGAACATTGCCAGCCAAACTGCTCAAGAAATCTGCCAGTGTACAGGGCTTCTTCCTGAACCATTACCTTTCTAAGTATCAAGCAGCCATGAGCCACTTGCTCGAGATGTGTGTGAGTGGAGACCTGGTTTGTGAGGTGGACCTTGGAGATCTGTCTCCAGAGGGCAGGTTTACTGGCCTGGAGTCCATATTCCATGCTGTCAATTATATGTACATGGGAAAAAACACTGGAAAAATTGTAGTTGAGTTACCTCACTCTGTCAACAGTAAGCTGTAA